A region of the Leptospira stimsonii genome:
AAATTAAGCCATTCTTGGTTGCGACAAATCGATATTCTGGCTTTTCGCAATTTATTTGAAAAATAAGGAATAGAATTAAATAAAATATTTTCATTACTTTAATTAAATAATTTTAAACTCCTTTTCCATAGAAATATTTAGTAAACTTTCGCATAACGACATAGGTTTCTCGACGTTTGCGGTCCTGGAGCGCTAGACGCTCGGAGGAATTGGAACGAGGTTCGAGAGGCATTCGTCGCGTCTCGTGAACCGAGTTGCAAAACAAATGTGCCGAAGGCCAAGCGAGGGTTACGAAGCAATCCCGGAGCTCCACGAGAGGGCACAGGTATTTTCCTGTATATAACAGAATATATTTGCTTAATGAATTCATCCGATATTTTATAACTTGTAAGTCATTACATATCTTCTTTTCCCCGCTTTTTTTATATAGTTAAATCCCAATTTTTCAAAGGTTTTAACAAAACCCATATAACGATAACTTGGAGAATCAGGATTCACAGGATAGGCTTCCATATATTTGGCTCCTTTTTTTTTAGCGTAGTTCATTGCTTCTTCTATGAGCAAATTTAATAGACCTTTATCTCTAAATTCTTTTTCGATATAGAAGCAAGCGATTGACCATACATTTTCTAAACTTTCATCGCCACCAAGCCTTTGAAATGTTTCTCTAGGAGCAACAGAACACCATGCTATTGCTTCAGTATTTGAGTAAGCTAATAAGCCAATGGGAATGTTTGAAAAAATACGTTCCCTAATATATTCTTTCCTGCATTTAGCGTTGTTGCATTTTAGTTCTTCTTTCGTCATACGCCAAGCCATACACCAACAATTATTTAATAATCCTCTCGACTCAAATAAAACTTCAAAATCATCCCAATTGGACTTAGTAACAGGTTTTATTTTAATTTGTTCAGACAGTTTATTTTCAGTCATGATTTCCTCTTAGATACCATTGTTCTCATCCGAATTCTATGAATTAGGCGACGTGGTTACAGCAATTCGACTCGTTCCATATAGAAGAGTTACTACTTGGTATGGTTTGAGTTTCAGCCCAATAGGTGAGCCAGAATTATTACGGTTTTCAAGAATTAGATTACCAACCCTGATAACAGGAACTCCATTACCAAGTTCACGAAGACCATGGATATCAAAGGAAGGATCGATAGATTGACCATGGTCAAAAAACTCTCGGATTTGCCGTTTTTCAGTAATCTCTTGACAACCCATATCTAATACTGCAATCGCTGGTTAGTTAAAATATCGGTAAGCCTTTTAATATTACCTTCTCTTAATAATCGAGCGGTAACCGAGGAAATGTCGTCAATTGATTCTATTGCTTTACTGGACATTTACATGTTTTTCTCGAACATATTAAACTGGAAAAGACTTGCGCCGAACGAAAGAGGCTTTTCGATGTTTGCGGTTCTGGCGCGTGCCTAAGCGTGCAGAAGAATTGGCGCGAGGCTTGAGCGACCTTAGTCGCTTCTCGCAAACCGAGTGACAAAGCCATGTGCTGAATGCCAAGTGAGAGTCGCAGTGCGATCTCGAAGAGCCGCGAGAAGCCGCAGTTAGGCAAAGTGTCCGCGCTATTTGGAGATGGAACAGCAAAAGAGCCATGCATCAAGATCCTTTATTCTTCTTCGCGCTTAAGCCAATAGTTTTCGAGAGCCTCAGTTACACAGAGATCTTCGTCTTTGCTCGTGGCCAATTTCCACCAAAGATACGCGACAATAGCGGAAACTTGGCGGGAATCGAAGTGCCTATGACAATCTTCCGCCCTTTGCTTGATCGTACCGCCACCCCATACTTTGGCGATGCGTTGTTCGCCGCTGGATCCTGTGTGAAACCAGCAAAGGCGCACAGATGGATCATCCCATTCCAGGGTTCCTTGTACGTCAGCGATCATAAAAGCTGGGAGATAAAATCGAAAGGCCATGTCCGAGAAAAATGAAAGAGTACCGCGAGGTTCGTTCAGAAACACGGAGGTTAAACTACGCCAATCGCGCTTTCCGGCGAAGTGTTGTGCGACCAATTGTGACTCAGGATCTGATGGGTGCGCAACGAGGTTTTCATCCCCTGGATGCAGGGTTTGCTGAAATGCTGATTCTATTTGCTCGATGAGGTTGTTTGACATATTGCCTTGAGAAACGTCGCGAATGACTGCGCGGAAATTTCGCCTAGCGGAGCCGAGAAACCGCTGTTAGACGCTCGGGTGCCGTTTATACTTTTAACAACTTTTGTAAAAACTTTCCTTTTAGTGTTTTGTAAATAGAAAAGTCAGAATCAATACTTATAATCCGTTCAATCCCTTCCCTTTCTGCAATACACATTAAAGAGGCATCAGCTAAATCCATAGGTAAGTCGGAATATTTTTTCATACGATTTTTTATGTATCGAAGATCTTCTAAATTTATATCTAATATTTGTATGCTTCCTCTTTCAATCCATTCTAAGAAATCAGCTTGAGCTTCTATCGAAAATGAAAGCAAATAAACAACTTCTGTAACTACTGGCCATGACGAGAATAGCGAACCTTTATAAGATTTTATAAATTTGTAAGTTGTTTTGTGAAATTTATCATTAGAATTAAATAAAGCGACAATCGGACCGGAATCAATTAGTGCGACGTTTTGCATTCTTTCCCTTAATCGATTGCTGAAGATATTTTTTCCGATTTTGGGCTAAATCCGAAACTCCAGAAGCATGCTTTCCAAATAAATCCTCCCCTAATTCAAATGGAGTTTTTAAACTCCCATGATTCTTAATATACTCCAAAATAGAATCTTTAACTATTTCTGAACGGCTTTTACCTTCAGATTTGGCAAAAGAATCTAATTTTCTCTCTAACTCCGGTGGTAAACGTAAACTTATCATAACGAAGATGTATCACAGATAAGTATTACAGTCAAGAAGCTTATTTAAATTAAATTACTTTTATCCTAAGCGATTTGCGACCTTGCGTCTAACGAACTAAGCTACACGACGTTGTCCATAGCTGAGCCTACGGAGTAGGCGTTTGCGTCGGCGCGGAACTAGCGGAGACATGGGACGTGCCGGAGAGGAATTTGCCGCAGGCCGAGCGAGGGCGAATTCCCGAAGCGAAGTGGGTAGCGGATGTTATCTGCAGTGCCTGTGTAAGTTTAGGAAAATCCATTACTTAATTCATTTTTAAATATAATGTTCTCCACTTCTTGTATTATCTTTTGCTCAGCTTCAATACTCTTTGTTTGATTGCAAAGGGAAATAATACTGATTCCTTGATCGAGATATATTGAGTTATATGTTGAATAACCAGGCCAACTACCGCCATGGTAGACAATTTTTCCAAGTTCTGTATCATTATTAATGAACCAACCCAAACCGTAATCTATTTCGATTTTATTTATTATTCTACTTTTAGTAAACATTAGATTACATAATTCATCGCCGATGAAATTGAGTTCTAATAACTCATTATTCCATCGTAAAAGATCAGGTGCTGACATCTTAATAGCGCCATCTCCTTGAATTCCGTCTAGAAAAGTTACATATTCATATTCAGTATAGCCTTCAGGATATTCAAAAGAATTCTTATTGAAATCAAAAACTTTCCCTAAGGCAAAATTAGGAATCGCATTTTTGCTTGATAACCCATCACAAATACGACTATTTTTCATATCGATAGGATGAAAAATGTTCTCAGTTAGAAACTCGGAAAATGAATTATCGGTAAGAAATTCAATTAGCAAAGAGAGAAATACATATCCGGCGTTAGAATATTCCCAATCATGCTTCGGTTTGAATTTAAGGCCAGGTTTAAATTTTCTAAAATATTCTAAAACATCCGCGTTTGTGACAACTAAATCTTTATTCCATTTTTTCTGAAAAATATGGATATAATCAGGAATACCTGAAGTATGATTTAATAAATTTCTAACTTTAATTCCTTTGTAAGGGAAGCTTTGAATGAATTTTTAAAAATCGCAATCTATCGATATTCCCAATTTTTCTAAAGCTATGAGCGAAGCATAAGATGTAAATTGTTTAGAAACTGAGGCAAGTTCAAAGATTGTATATTTATTAATTTTATTTCCATTTTTTAGAGAATTCGTGGTTCCATTTGAACCTAGAAACAAAATTCGATCTTTGTAATCAACAATTAAATTCCCAAAAAAAAGATCATTTTTTTGATTAAATTTAAATAATATATTCAAATTACTCAATATAAATTCTAATCCATATCGCTCAATAAAAAGTTCATATTTCATAGATCGAGATTTAAAGCCTCCTTATTTTTTCTTAAAGTAGGGAATTTAGAATAAATTAAAAGCATTGAGCCTAATGTTCCTTGGCTAATCGAATTTTTGCGCAGCGTTTAGCCGCAGTTAGGCGTAGTCGCTTATAGACTACTTAATTAGCCCCAGTAATTTATCCTTAAAATAAGTAAAAATAGTTCCAAATATTAAGAAGCTTAAACTGCCACTGATAAACCAGAGAAGATAATGATTAAATAATTGATACCTCTTTGTTTCAAAAGACACAATAGAGCGAATTTTTTTGCCAACATAATAATACGAAATAATTGCTAAAGTAATTAAGCCCGGCCCAATCGCCTCAATGTAGTTTTTATAACTAAGTTCAGCAAAAGACAATATTCCATAAATAAAGCCTACAATTACAATTGGCGCCTGAATAAATGATGGCGGGTGATAAAAGCTGTTAACAGTTTTATAATTTCTAAGTATTTTATTTAGACCTTCTAATAAAGCGAAGGCTCTTTCTCTCGCATTCGCCGCTTCAAAATCAAGTTCTAAAAAAGCTCCTTCTTCTTTATCAAGAATAATACTAATTTTTAATTCATCTTCATTATTCAAAAATCCAATTTGAATAAGATTTATCGTATCTGGTAAATATTTGAAATCATATTCTTTAATAGAGTCAAATATTTCTGTACCATATTTATCTGTAACTTCCATTGAATATCCATTTTGACGCCGGCTTTTTGGAATATCTGGAACTAGATCAGGAATCAATTTAATAAAATAATCCTCAAGTTTTATTAATAACTCTCTGTCTACATGCATTGGTGAAAGTTCGTTTCTTGTAATAAATCTACTCATGACTATATAAATTTAAGCGATTACGCATAACTGCCAACTTTACGAAGTTCGTATAAACGCACAAAAATTACTTTGCAAGGAACCGAAAGAAAGATTTCGATCTTCGGAAAATATTGTGCGGACGTATCTTCGCATTCAAACGCTTGCCGTTGTTTCTTCTTCTTATAAAATTTCTATTTATGTTTCGACCAAGGAACCGCTTTTTCCAATTGTGCACTCAGACGAAAGAGAATATCTTCTCTTCTTCTTGCCGCGGTGAATTGAAGGCCAAGAGGGAGTCGATCGCTCGTCTGCCCGATCGGAATGGAAACCGAAGGTTGCCCCGTTAGGTTTGCAAGTTGAGTGAAAGGAGTTCTGGAAAGACTTTTTTCTACGAGTTCATCAACAAGACCCGAGGCGAGGAGCATTCTTCCAAGACCCAAACGTCCTACGACTTGCATCGCGATTTTTTCGCCTAACTTCGGTTCTAGTTCTCCTATCTTTGCGGGAGGCATTGCAGTCGTCGGTGTGAGATATACGTCATACGTTTCGTGAAACCTTTCCATCTCGAGCGCGGCCTTATCCCATTCTTGCAAAGATCTTACAAATTCTCCTGCGGAAATCGTTTTTCCTAGGAGCCCAAGAATCCAAGTCACGGATTCAACGTCTCCCATTCCGGCCTTTCTTCCTAAAACAGGTTCTAAGTTTTTTATCTGAGCCGCCATTTCACCGAAATACATCGTGATAAAAGCTCTTCCAATCGCCTTACCGTCGACAGGCGCGTCCTTCTCTTCCACCTTGTGTCCGAGAGAATGTAGAATTTTCGCTGTATGAACGACCGACTCCACACAATCAGGATGCACCGAAGTTCCAATCGGGGATTGGGTTGAGAATGCGATCCTCAGTTTATCGGGAGATTTTTTTATCTCGGAAAGATAACTCGTTTTAGATTCTTCAAAGCTGAATGCTCCAGAGTTTTCGATTCCGCATAACGCGTCCAAAAATGCGGCGCTATCTCGAACGGTCCTTGATAAGACGTGGTCCACCGAAGCTCCTTGCCACAATCTTCCGGAGTAAGGACCGACCGGTGTCCTTCCTCGTGTTGGTTTTAATCCGAATAACCCGCAATAGGCGGCCGGAATTCGAATCGATCCGCCTCCGTCAGAAGCGCTCGCGACCGGAACCATTCCTGCGGCGACCGCCGCCGCGGAACCTCCGGAAGAACCGCCCGGAGTTCTTTCCAAATTCCAGGGATTTCGGGTCGGACCGTGTAACTTCGGTTCGGTGATTCCCATCAAAGCAAACTCGGGAACGTTCGTCTGTCCTAAGAAAAGAGTTCCCGCGTTTTTCAATCTACGGACGAACTCCGAATCTACGGGAGAAACATAATTTCGAAACGCTTTCGATCCGGAGCTCAGAGGGGCGCCTCCGATCGCGTGAATAAAGTCCTTGATAAGAATCGGTACTCCTCGAAAGGGACCATCCGGAAGTTTGGACTTGGCGTTCTTTCGAGCTTCTTCGTAAAACCGATGAACGACCGCGTTGAGACCTGGGTTTGTGGATTCGATCCTTTCGATCGCCGATTCTACCAATTCGGCGGGATGAACCGATTTTTTTCGCACCAATTCGGCGAGACCGGTAGCGTCATAATAGGTATATTCTTTGAAAGATTTTGACATGGTCCAACTCCGAAAACAAGAGGAACTCCAAGAAGAATCGCGGGTCAAGATAAAAAGGGTGTTTTTAGGATTCCGAGAAAAAAGGGGTTCTAAAAATGTGGATATACAACCACCGGAAATCCGATCTAATATATAAGAACGGTATTTAAATACAAACAATGGCTTCTACAATTCGCAAAATTCCTTGTCTTATTTTAATCTTTCCTTTCTTGCTCGTTGCGAATCCGGTTTTGGACAACGAATTCTTACGATCGGTTCAGGAAGGAGATCCAAAAAAAACGCAGATCCTTCTCCAAGCGGGGGCGACCGTAGACGCGACCGATTCCCGAGGGAAAACCGCGCTTATGATTGCGGATCACAGACCCGAAGTCGCCGAAGTTTTGATTCGCGCCGGAGCCAACGTAAACGCGCAGGATGAAGACGGAAGTTCCGTCCTCGCAGAAAGCCTTTCGACTCTCTTGGATGTGAAGGTCTTGGATATCGACGACCTTGCAGTCCCGAAACGCCTCATCGAATCCGGGGCTAAGATAGAATATTTGTCCAAGATCGATTCTTCCGGAAAAACGGTTCCCGTTTCTATTTTGAATCTTGCGATTCGACACGGGAATCTTGTACTCGTTCAATTTCTAATCGAAAATCACGCAGACGTAAACTTTGATAAAGGGAATCCGGAAGAATTTCCGCTCTTCCTTGCGTGCGGGGCTGGAACTTCGGCGCAGAACTTTTCGATCGTAGAAGTTTTATTGAAGAATAACGCAAAGCCGGATTATACGAGTCGACTGCACGAGACGATCGTGGATGGAAAAACGATTCAAGTAGGAGCGGATAACGCGCTTCATTTCCTTTCGGAAGAATCCGAGCTCGATACACGAATCGTTGATCTTCTCGTAAAGTCCGGAACCAATCTAAACCATAGAAACGCGGAAGGGATTTCTCCTCTTCTCCAAGCGATCCTTAGGAAAAGAGTAGGCTTGGCTCAAAAACTTCTGGAACTTGGAGCGGATCCGTCTCTTGCCGATATTCACGGAAGAACTTCATTAGAAGAAGTTCGAAGACAAAAAATGGATTCTCTGGAAGTCCTCATATTAAAGCGACTTGGAATCAAAGAGAATCCGGATCGAATCTCTCAGTAAGAATATTTTCTTTTCAAAAACAGTAGTTGACGGTCGATTTGATCCGCGTCCTAATATCGATCGAAAACCTTTTTTCCTTTTTAGTCGAGGGTCTTCGTCCGACGTTTTGGAGAATCCTTCGAACTTATCCTAATACTTTTCTTTGACCGAACGACTTCTCTTCCTCAAGTATCGAATCGTTTCGTTTCTTCCCTTTTGATCACTTAAGAATTTTAAAATGGATTCGAGCTTACTTTCGTTTTTAGAATTTCGTGCAACGTTATCTCACAGAGTTCTTTAAAATAACCGCAATTCACAATATATGAATTTTTCCTCTTAAAAAAAACGAAATCGCGGAGATTTTGAAACTACTCTGGAAAGAAATTATCAAAACATATTTTTAATACTCGATTTGTATAAATTCATCAGTCATTTTGATACCGAAAGAAGAAAGGAATTCGAGATGGGAGGAAAAGAAGCGGGAACATTTGATTCAGAATTAACTTCAATGATCCGTTTTCATGATTCGAAAGCGCAAATACACATGGTTTGAATCGGATTTAAGTCTTCTGAATTTTTTTAACCAAGTGGACAAAGTGAAAAACCGAACTTGTTTCCATTTCGCTTAATCTTTTTGTATACACCTCCACAGAAAATAGGAACCTGTTGAAGAACTCCCATTTTATAGAATGACTTATAGTATACTCCTCGTCACCTAATTGCCGTAATACTATCTAAATAATTTACTGGTTGTTCGCTTCTCAGGATCTGAAATTTTTGTCTTTAACACACGTTAACTTGAAGAGTCGTGATTGTATGAAGAAAATTGCATTCGTTCAAACGGCTAAAGAATTGGAATTGCACGGTATAAATGTCTCAAGAGGCAAATCGAAAAATAAAAAATAAGTTTCTAGGACAGTTTTTTACTCCCGAAAAAGTAGCGGATTTCCTGGTGGATTGGGTTCTCGGTGCGGATCGTATCACATCGCCTGAAAATTCCAAACGTATTCTCGACCCAGCAATTGGGAACGGAGTTTTCTTTTCGAGCCTTCTTGAAAAGCGACCGGATATGAATGCGGAATGGATCGGTTTTGATCTCGATCTTCAGTGTTTGGAATCCAGTAAAAATACGCTAGAAGACAAAATATCTCTTCACGGTTCTCTTCAATTCTTCGACCAAGATTTTCTTTTACAAACCTCCGATCAAAAATTCGACGTAATCCTTTGTAATCCGCCGTATAAAAAAATAAGCGATCGGACTTACTCTCAGGAATTGAATAAGCGGTTCGGCGGAGACTTGGAAAAAAAACTTCCGGGTACGGCGAATCTTTACGTATTCTTTCTATTAAAATGTTTGAATATGCTCAATGTAGGAGGAAGAGCCGCGTTTCTGGTGCCGCAGGATTTTTTTAATTCCGGTTACGGAGTCTTTATCAAAACCGCGCTTAAAAAATCGGGTCTTCTTCATTCTCTTTTTCTTCTTTCTCCTAAAGATAGTCTCTTTGACGAAGCTGTGACGAGTTCTTGTATTCTTCTTCTGGAAAACTCGGGAAAAGAAAAGAAGTCGGGGTTCCATTGGGCGAGACTAAAGCCCGGATTCTTTACGGATAAATCGAAGCTGATTCCAGGCGCCGTAGAATCGATCGAAACCGAATGGATTCCATTTCCGGAGCCGGAGGCGAAGTGGAGTCCCATTTTTCACAGTATGGAGAAGAGGACGGATCCATTAGAAAAAGGAGATATTTTTAACGGACATTCTTCCGATTTTCGAGTTCCTCTTTTGGAATTCGGCAAGTTTACGCGGGGAATCGCGACAGGAGACAACGATTTCTTTCTCTTTACGAAGTCGATGGTCGAGGAATCCGGGATCCCAGAAAAGTTCTTCAGAGCCTGTATTCCGAAATCACAATATGCAAGAAATAGAATATTCTTATATTCTGATTGGGAAGAACTAAGTAAGAAAGGCGCAAAAGTGTGGCTTTTGGACGTTAAAAACGAGCTGAATCCGAAAGATTCCGAGGCTGTTCAAAAATATCTTGAGAGCGGACTGACAAAAGGTGTCAATCGAAGGTTTCTTCCTTCCCGAAGAAGGAATTGGTATACCCAGGAGGCAAAGTCTTCCTGTCCGATTCTTGCATCCAGTTTCCATCGAAACGAAATCCGCATCGTTAGAAATTTTAGCAACGTCGTTCATCTGACTTGTTTCCACGGATTCACTTCGGCGCCGGGGATGGAGGAATGGGTAGACGCGGTTTACGCGTATTTGATTTCTTCCGATTCGAAAAAGGATTTGGAGACAAGAAGAAGAGAATATGCAAGGGGACTCTGGAAAGCGGAGCCGGGAGATCTCAATTCTCTCTGGGTTCCGGACTTTAGGAGATTGAACGTAGTCCTGCACACTGAATTAAAGAACCTTGTATCCGATCTCAAAACGACGCGCCTTTCCGTTGAAAAAGAAGCACATATCATTCAAAGAATTGATTCTATTTTTAGTAAAGAATTGATATAAAGATCTCATTCTAACTTCTTTCCTCCTGATTCCGTTCCTTACGATTGCGAATCCTTCGTCAATTCATTGAACGAATGAAAGACAGAGAATCGAATGATCGGAAATCTTCTTTTCCAAAGGATCGAAACCCTGTTTTTGTTTGCAGAAAGATCCATTCAATTTATAGAATATACGGAACGCCCTTTTTTCGAAAACGAATCGAAGATTCGTCGTCATTTGATTCCGCTTTTTTTAATACTCCTTTGCGCTTGTCAAAAGATTTTGATTGAGGAAGGGGATGAAGAATTTTTCTCTCTTCCGATTAAAGAATCCATACAACCGATCTTCTGCGGTTTTCAACAAGCTGAGAAAAAAAGGAATTAAGAATCGAAAGGACTTCCCGCAATGAAGTTGTCCCGTTTTTTATCCAACTCAAGGAACAAGGATAGAGAAATTTTCGCTTGATCGGTGGGAGATTCGAAATCAATCTTTGCGAAAGGTTCTTCTATGTTACAACCGTCCACCCTTGATTTTCTAAAAAAATTAGCGAAGAATAACAACAAGCCTTGGTTAGAAAAAAATAAATCCCACTTTATCGAAGCAAAGGCCGATTTCGAAAATCTCATTACGGAACTTGTAATTGGTCTCGCAAAAGTGAATCCTTCTCTGGCAGGGGTAGATCCCAAAAAATGCATCTTTCGAATTTATAGGGACGTCCGATTTTCAAAGAACAAGGAGCCGTACAAAACCAATTTTGGCGCGAGTATCGGGGCCGGCGGGAAAGATCTAGGGCGTCCACTTTTTTACATTCATATTCAACCCGGGAATCAATCGTTTATTGCCGGCGGTCTTTACATGCCGGAACCGAAAATTTTAAGAAAAGTTAGAGAAGCTATTTTAGAAAATTCGAATGCATTTAAGAAAGTGGTTCAGGAGAAGAAACTCGAAAAAGAATTCGGCACTCTTTCCGATATGAGACTAAAAACCGCGCCGCGCGGATTTTCTAAGGATCACCCGGATTTGGAATGGATTCAATATACGAGTTATATCGTGGAAAAAAGTCAAAGCGACGCGGATGTTCTTTCTAAACATTTCATTCAAAATACGATTTCTTCTTATAAGATTCTTCAGCCGTTTCTGAATTATCTCGACAAAACGATTTAATTCTTATCGAGTTGACTTTTCCGTTCGATGGATTTCGTTCCATTGAGCCGGGCTTTATGGTAGGGTTTTCCGTTCAAAATTCGATTCGTTCTGTAGTCTTTTGGAGTAAGAACGAGATGGCTCTCATTTTTCTCGTCCATCTCGTATTTCTGTCCGAAGTTTGTCCGCTCGATTCTGTATCCTGATCCGTTCACCTAACGTGCGTTCGGTGGCTTTTTTTGTTTTCTACCACTAAAAAAAGAAGAAAAACAATATACCTTGGAAGGGACAAAGCGGCGTTTTAGGTTTGATCTTCCGCAAGTACGATCAAGGTATCTTCCGGTTTGATAGAAAATTGAGTATCTTTGGGAGGAATCAGATGAACCCCGTATCCTTTTTCCTCCTCCTTTTCTTCCGAGGCGATCCTGATTCCAAAACAGGTTTCCCCGCGTTTGAGAGCGGCGTTTACGCAGTCCGCGAAGGATAGAATCTGAGAAGGATTTTCGAAATAGAGGGAAACCGGTTTGAGATAAATTTCGCTTCCTTCCGGGCTGAAAAGATTCTCATAAACGCGCATAACGTCCGGTTCTTGGGATACCTGAGCCATCATCTTTGATACGAATTGATTGGAAATCAGGAAGTCTTTGACACCGGTTTCCAAAACGATCTCGGTATTTTCCGAGTTCATAATCTCAGTGATCAACTGAGTCGTCGGTTGGTTTCCGGTCTTAAAGGCATATCTTTTGAAATATTGACGGAAACGAAGAAGTAAAGAAATCGTCTGTGCGTCGACTTCCTCTATGTTTTCTTTTTCCTCCGCTAAAAATATCACCGAATCGTAAGATTCGGGAGCGAGCCGTTTCATTACGGATTCTTGGGAAAGATCGGCTTGAAAGGAGCGTAACGTGATTTTCGGATATTTTTTCTTGAGACGAACGACCGAACTCTTAAAGTCGTCGTCGATCTGTTTTACGAGAAGGTCGATCGTAGAACCCGGAGCGACGAACTTGGCGTATTCTTCCACGATGAGCGGGCTTTTAGAATTCCAACCAACGATCAATTGTTTGTCGATCGGGTTTGAACGTTTCTTTTTAGGAATTTGGAAATCCCTCGGATTCGCAACTGCGTTGTCGGCGTATAAAATTTTGGAATCGTCTTCCGCTAATAAGACGGCGTCCTCTCCGTTTCCGGGAACATAGTTCGCGGGAGGATTTAAGAGGATGTCTCCGTCTTCTTTTCGAAATCCCAAGGGAACGGATTCGTTAAACCGAAATGAAATTTCTTGAAACGGCAGACCGTTCCAACCGTTTTTCGGTCTATAAAAATAGATTTCGTCTCCTTCGAAGCCGACTAAGTTCGAATAAACGACCGCAAGTCCGGAGGTTCTTGAAGTTTGTACGAGAAGTTTTGCGAGAATATTTCTTTCATCCATCACCTGAATCGAAGACGAAAGTTCTTGAGCGATTTGACGATTTTCCTCTCCGTACAGTTCGGCGACGATCGGAGGGAGTTCCTTGTCCTGTCCCAAGGCGACTAACGCCATTAAGGACTTCAATACTTTTGCGTCTCCGATGGATCTTCCTTCCTTGGATTCTTCGTCCCCGGAAGCGTTCAGAACGATTACCGACTTAGCTTCCCCCGCGTTCACTTTTCTTAAGGAATGTAGACTGGACGGAGTCCCGGAACGTGTGATAACCTTCGTCGTTTTACGATCGGTAAGATTGTCCGCTAAATAGTCGTCCATCAATTCCTTGTCCTCTTCCGCTAAGATG
Encoded here:
- a CDS encoding GNAT family N-acetyltransferase, which translates into the protein MTENKLSEQIKIKPVTKSNWDDFEVLFESRGLLNNCWCMAWRMTKEELKCNNAKCRKEYIRERIFSNIPIGLLAYSNTEAIAWCSVAPRETFQRLGGDESLENVWSIACFYIEKEFRDKGLLNLLIEEAMNYAKKKGAKYMEAYPVNPDSPSYRYMGFVKTFEKLGFNYIKKAGKRRYVMTYKL
- a CDS encoding DUF6714 family protein, which gives rise to MSNNLIEQIESAFQQTLHPGDENLVAHPSDPESQLVAQHFAGKRDWRSLTSVFLNEPRGTLSFFSDMAFRFYLPAFMIADVQGTLEWDDPSVRLCWFHTGSSGEQRIAKVWGGGTIKQRAEDCHRHFDSRQVSAIVAYLWWKLATSKDEDLCVTEALENYWLKREEE
- a CDS encoding type II toxin-antitoxin system VapC family toxin; amino-acid sequence: MQNVALIDSGPIVALFNSNDKFHKTTYKFIKSYKGSLFSSWPVVTEVVYLLSFSIEAQADFLEWIERGSIQILDINLEDLRYIKNRMKKYSDLPMDLADASLMCIAEREGIERIISIDSDFSIYKTLKGKFLQKLLKV
- a CDS encoding ribbon-helix-helix protein, CopG family produces the protein MISLRLPPELERKLDSFAKSEGKSRSEIVKDSILEYIKNHGSLKTPFELGEDLFGKHASGVSDLAQNRKKYLQQSIKGKNAKRRTN
- a CDS encoding serine hydrolase domain-containing protein produces the protein MQSFPYKGIKVRNLLNHTSGIPDYIHIFQKKWNKDLVVTNADVLEYFRKFKPGLKFKPKHDWEYSNAGYVFLSLLIEFLTDNSFSEFLTENIFHPIDMKNSRICDGLSSKNAIPNFALGKVFDFNKNSFEYPEGYTEYEYVTFLDGIQGDGAIKMSAPDLLRWNNELLELNFIGDELCNLMFTKSRIINKIEIDYGLGWFINNDTELGKIVYHGGSWPGYSTYNSIYLDQGISIISLCNQTKSIEAEQKIIQEVENIIFKNELSNGFS
- a CDS encoding amidase; this translates as MSKSFKEYTYYDATGLAELVRKKSVHPAELVESAIERIESTNPGLNAVVHRFYEEARKNAKSKLPDGPFRGVPILIKDFIHAIGGAPLSSGSKAFRNYVSPVDSEFVRRLKNAGTLFLGQTNVPEFALMGITEPKLHGPTRNPWNLERTPGGSSGGSAAAVAAGMVPVASASDGGGSIRIPAAYCGLFGLKPTRGRTPVGPYSGRLWQGASVDHVLSRTVRDSAAFLDALCGIENSGAFSFEESKTSYLSEIKKSPDKLRIAFSTQSPIGTSVHPDCVESVVHTAKILHSLGHKVEEKDAPVDGKAIGRAFITMYFGEMAAQIKNLEPVLGRKAGMGDVESVTWILGLLGKTISAGEFVRSLQEWDKAALEMERFHETYDVYLTPTTAMPPAKIGELEPKLGEKIAMQVVGRLGLGRMLLASGLVDELVEKSLSRTPFTQLANLTGQPSVSIPIGQTSDRLPLGLQFTAARRREDILFRLSAQLEKAVPWSKHK
- a CDS encoding ankyrin repeat domain-containing protein, whose translation is MASTIRKIPCLILIFPFLLVANPVLDNEFLRSVQEGDPKKTQILLQAGATVDATDSRGKTALMIADHRPEVAEVLIRAGANVNAQDEDGSSVLAESLSTLLDVKVLDIDDLAVPKRLIESGAKIEYLSKIDSSGKTVPVSILNLAIRHGNLVLVQFLIENHADVNFDKGNPEEFPLFLACGAGTSAQNFSIVEVLLKNNAKPDYTSRLHETIVDGKTIQVGADNALHFLSEESELDTRIVDLLVKSGTNLNHRNAEGISPLLQAILRKRVGLAQKLLELGADPSLADIHGRTSLEEVRRQKMDSLEVLILKRLGIKENPDRISQ
- a CDS encoding N-6 DNA methylase, with product MSQEANRKIKNKFLGQFFTPEKVADFLVDWVLGADRITSPENSKRILDPAIGNGVFFSSLLEKRPDMNAEWIGFDLDLQCLESSKNTLEDKISLHGSLQFFDQDFLLQTSDQKFDVILCNPPYKKISDRTYSQELNKRFGGDLEKKLPGTANLYVFFLLKCLNMLNVGGRAAFLVPQDFFNSGYGVFIKTALKKSGLLHSLFLLSPKDSLFDEAVTSSCILLLENSGKEKKSGFHWARLKPGFFTDKSKLIPGAVESIETEWIPFPEPEAKWSPIFHSMEKRTDPLEKGDIFNGHSSDFRVPLLEFGKFTRGIATGDNDFFLFTKSMVEESGIPEKFFRACIPKSQYARNRIFLYSDWEELSKKGAKVWLLDVKNELNPKDSEAVQKYLESGLTKGVNRRFLPSRRRNWYTQEAKSSCPILASSFHRNEIRIVRNFSNVVHLTCFHGFTSAPGMEEWVDAVYAYLISSDSKKDLETRRREYARGLWKAEPGDLNSLWVPDFRRLNVVLHTELKNLVSDLKTTRLSVEKEAHIIQRIDSIFSKELI